A genome region from Nitrospira sp. includes the following:
- a CDS encoding ethylbenzene dehydrogenase-related protein, which yields MIIRAQAITGDIPVAPEDPLWQKIAPMTLPLSGQVITRPVWPEPTAHALSVRAVHNGTDIAFLLEWQDNTKNDRLTPGTFRDGVALGLPLGDAPAFFCMGQLDHYINIWHWKADWQSDIDRRASRTTEKDKTGSGEPRRFEVIPRRASSVEDLIGGGFSTLTTKEKQGRVQGKATWKDGTWRVVMRRPLSSEEQENEAKLIPGRIQAVSFAVWNGENKERNGQKAIAPWFQLALDPITKT from the coding sequence ATGATTATCCGTGCACAGGCGATTACAGGAGACATCCCGGTCGCTCCTGAAGATCCTCTGTGGCAGAAAATTGCGCCTATGACGTTGCCCTTAAGCGGGCAGGTGATTACCCGTCCGGTGTGGCCGGAGCCGACGGCCCACGCGTTGTCCGTGCGCGCCGTGCATAACGGAACCGACATCGCCTTCTTATTGGAATGGCAGGACAATACGAAAAACGATCGTTTGACGCCGGGTACCTTCCGTGACGGCGTGGCGTTGGGATTACCGCTTGGCGATGCGCCGGCATTTTTCTGTATGGGCCAGCTGGATCATTACATCAATATCTGGCATTGGAAGGCCGATTGGCAGAGCGACATCGACCGGCGTGCGTCCAGAACCACCGAAAAAGACAAGACCGGAAGCGGTGAACCCAGGCGCTTTGAGGTGATTCCGCGGCGGGCGTCTTCGGTGGAAGATTTGATCGGCGGCGGCTTCAGCACCCTGACCACCAAGGAGAAGCAGGGACGCGTCCAGGGAAAAGCCACCTGGAAAGACGGCACGTGGCGGGTCGTGATGCGTCGGCCCTTGTCGAGTGAAGAGCAGGAGAATGAAGCCAAGCTGATTCCGGGGCGTATCCAGGCTGTGTCTTTTGCGGTGTGGAACGGGGAGAACAAAGAGCGCAACGGACAGAAAGCCATTGCCCCTTGGTTTCAACTCGCGCTCGATCCGATCACAAAGACGTAA